In a single window of the Papaver somniferum cultivar HN1 chromosome 8, ASM357369v1, whole genome shotgun sequence genome:
- the LOC113305983 gene encoding WAS/WASL-interacting protein family member 3-like, producing the protein MADRHRVPYQTPPSSPYRSPHRSPDISPPKGGPPRSSHLDPRAQKVPSSSGPKVSITKKGDPPKGSRYAVNRPVANPSSLHADLKGVQQPSVQRVNPKGVQQPFSRRVDLKDIQYPSPQRAEPLNVRPLQSLPPRASMQSRPRASQPIPLVKESSSKSTMPSADPPRNPSVKRNPFL; encoded by the coding sequence ATGGCTGATCGTCATCGAGTTCCCTATCAAACTCCACCGTCTAGCCCCTACAGATCCCCACACAGAAGTCCTGATATATCTCCGCCAAAGGGTGGTCCACCAAGGTCTTCGCATCTAGATCCTCGAGCTCAGAAAGTTCCATCATCTTCGGGTCCGAAGGTTTCTATTACGAAGAAAGGAGATCCACCTAAGGGGTCTCGGTATGCGGTTAACCGTCCAGTGGCTAACCCCTCTTCTCTGCATGCTGATCTAAAGGGTGTGCAACAACCTTCTGTCCAGCGTGTTAATCCAAAGGGTGTTCAGCAACCTTTTTCCCGGCGTGTTGATCTGAAAGACATTCAGTATCCTTCTCCCCAGCGTGCTGAACCATTAAATGTTCGTCCTCTTCAATCCCTGCCACCTCGGGCGTCGATGCAGTCGAGACCTAGAGCTTCGCAACCCATTCCTCTGGTGAAGGAGTCTTCTTCAAAATCTACGATGCCCTCAGCGGACCCTCCAAGGAATCCATCAGTCAAAAGAAACCCATTCCTCTGA